From the genome of Gracilibacillus salitolerans, one region includes:
- a CDS encoding DUF4367 domain-containing protein: MKFFQHVITTIMILLFLIGCNAQSAIPEGFYSYEKDKVEKAMENLDFSAELPSYVPIAAEILVTDRFYLEELDNEAFDITMFTQNNDIFTIQLINGELYQDKSDFETISLMDSLEGYYQDQPYSQTLHWEKEGVTYQIIYRPSEESLSEKELVKVAESFKSS; the protein is encoded by the coding sequence ATGAAGTTTTTTCAGCACGTGATAACAACAATTATGATACTTTTATTCTTAATAGGATGCAATGCACAATCCGCTATTCCTGAGGGCTTTTATTCCTATGAAAAAGACAAAGTAGAAAAGGCTATGGAAAATCTAGACTTTAGCGCAGAATTACCATCTTATGTTCCCATCGCTGCTGAGATACTTGTCACCGATCGTTTTTATTTGGAAGAGCTTGATAATGAAGCGTTTGATATTACAATGTTCACTCAAAATAACGACATCTTTACAATACAACTGATTAATGGAGAATTATACCAAGATAAAAGTGATTTCGAAACCATTTCATTAATGGATTCATTAGAAGGTTATTATCAAGATCAGCCATATTCCCAAACTTTACATTGGGAAAAAGAAGGGGTTACATATCAAATTATTTATCGGCCAAGTGAAGAATCACTTTCAGAAAAAGAATTAGTAAAGGTGGCTGAATCTTTTAAATCTTCATAA
- the yhbH gene encoding sporulation protein YhbH encodes MADGNFVIAEEDWSLHRKGFDDQKRHQDKIKEVIKKKLPDIVSEENIIMSRGKEIIRIPIRSLDEYKIRYSQSKNKHVGQGNGDSEVGDVVAQDPQQAKKGQKGEKAGNQPGVDYYEAEVDFEEVEEAFFSQLELPNLMEKEQDNITITDVEFRDIRKKGLTGNIDKKRTMLASYRRNALEGNPSFDPIYPDDLRYKTWDNIEKPESKAVVLAMMDTSGSMGQFEKYVARSFYFWMVRFLRKKYETVDVEFIAHHTEAKVVDEESFFTKGESGGTICSSAYRKALELVDEKYPVSRYNIYPFHFSDGDNLTSDNRRSLEAVYKLLEKASMFCYGEVNQYNRYSTLMQAFKEVDHSRFKQYVLKNKEDVFYAMKHFFHKSNADAK; translated from the coding sequence ATGGCTGATGGTAACTTTGTGATTGCAGAGGAAGATTGGTCCCTCCATCGAAAAGGGTTTGATGACCAAAAACGACATCAAGACAAAATAAAGGAAGTAATCAAAAAGAAACTACCAGATATTGTTAGTGAAGAAAATATCATTATGTCTCGAGGAAAAGAAATTATTCGCATACCTATTCGCTCTTTAGACGAATATAAAATACGCTATAGTCAATCTAAAAACAAACATGTAGGGCAAGGAAACGGAGACAGTGAGGTAGGAGATGTCGTTGCTCAAGACCCACAACAAGCCAAAAAGGGACAAAAAGGTGAGAAAGCTGGAAATCAACCCGGAGTAGACTATTATGAGGCAGAAGTAGATTTTGAGGAAGTAGAGGAAGCATTTTTTTCACAGCTAGAATTGCCCAATTTGATGGAGAAAGAACAAGATAATATTACGATTACTGATGTAGAGTTTCGTGATATACGTAAAAAAGGTTTAACAGGAAACATCGATAAGAAAAGGACGATGCTGGCATCTTATCGGAGAAATGCATTAGAGGGGAACCCTTCCTTTGACCCAATTTATCCAGATGATTTACGATATAAAACATGGGATAATATCGAAAAACCAGAATCAAAAGCCGTTGTGTTAGCAATGATGGATACAAGCGGCTCGATGGGACAATTTGAAAAATATGTGGCCCGCAGTTTTTACTTTTGGATGGTTCGTTTTTTACGCAAAAAATATGAAACAGTAGACGTAGAATTTATTGCCCACCATACAGAAGCAAAGGTAGTAGATGAAGAATCATTCTTTACAAAAGGAGAAAGTGGTGGAACGATTTGTTCTTCCGCTTACCGTAAAGCATTGGAATTGGTAGATGAAAAATATCCTGTCAGTCGTTATAATATCTACCCATTTCATTTTTCAGATGGTGATAATTTAACTTCCGATAACCGGAGATCATTAGAAGCGGTTTATAAATTGTTAGAGAAAGCAAGTATGTTTTGTTATGGGGAAGTCAATCAGTACAACCGGTATTCCACACTCATGCAAGCATTCAAAGAAGTCGATCATTCACGTTTTAAACAATATGTTTTGAAAAATAAAGAAGATGTTTTCTATGCTATGAAACACTTCTTCCATAAAAGTAACGCCGATGCTAAATAG
- the odhB gene encoding 2-oxoglutarate dehydrogenase complex dihydrolipoyllysine-residue succinyltransferase: MKEIKVPELAESITEGTIAEWLVSEGDSVEKGDPICELETDKVNVEVNADYSGVIAEFVKNEGDDVEVGEVIAKIDENGEAGGGSAESSNDKEEPQPKEEEKKAEPKKEEPASKDATEPKKAGKEQKVVASPAARKRARELGIDLNDITPTDPLGRIRPEDVENSVKPAKADNKTKAENKEKSSNSQQEFDKPVEREKMTRRRQTIANRLVDAQHTAAMLTTFNEVDMTAVMKLRSQRKDQFQEKHGIKLGFMSFFTKAVVSALKDFPYLNAEIQEKEIIKKKFYDIGIAVSTDDGLVVPVVRDADRLDFAGIESEIAELGTKAKNKELQIGDLQGGSFTITNGGIFGSLLSTPILNSPQVGILGMHTIQKRPIVMPDDSIEVRPMMNIALSYDHRIVDGKDAVQFLVRVKQLLEDPYDLLLEG, from the coding sequence ATGAAGGAAATTAAAGTCCCAGAATTAGCAGAATCCATTACGGAAGGTACGATAGCAGAGTGGTTAGTTAGTGAGGGTGATTCCGTCGAGAAAGGTGATCCGATCTGTGAGCTGGAAACAGATAAAGTTAATGTAGAAGTTAATGCTGATTATTCAGGGGTAATTGCTGAATTTGTAAAAAATGAAGGCGATGATGTAGAAGTTGGAGAAGTCATTGCAAAGATAGATGAGAATGGTGAAGCTGGCGGAGGTTCTGCAGAAAGCTCTAATGATAAAGAAGAACCACAACCAAAAGAAGAAGAGAAAAAAGCAGAGCCGAAGAAAGAAGAACCAGCTAGTAAAGATGCGACTGAACCGAAAAAAGCTGGAAAAGAACAAAAAGTTGTCGCATCCCCAGCAGCCAGAAAACGCGCTCGTGAATTAGGCATTGATCTGAACGATATTACACCGACAGATCCGTTAGGTCGCATTCGCCCTGAAGATGTTGAGAATTCAGTGAAACCTGCAAAAGCAGATAACAAAACTAAAGCTGAAAACAAAGAAAAGTCTTCTAATTCACAACAAGAGTTTGATAAACCGGTAGAACGTGAAAAAATGACTCGCCGTCGTCAAACGATAGCGAATCGTCTTGTAGATGCACAACACACAGCAGCAATGCTTACAACGTTTAACGAAGTAGACATGACAGCTGTTATGAAACTTCGTAGTCAACGTAAAGATCAGTTCCAAGAAAAACATGGCATTAAACTAGGCTTTATGTCATTCTTTACGAAAGCAGTAGTTAGTGCGTTGAAAGATTTCCCTTATTTAAATGCTGAGATTCAGGAAAAAGAAATTATTAAAAAGAAATTCTATGATATCGGTATTGCTGTATCAACAGATGATGGTTTAGTAGTTCCGGTAGTACGTGATGCAGATCGTTTAGATTTTGCAGGTATTGAATCTGAAATTGCTGAATTAGGTACCAAAGCAAAAAATAAGGAACTGCAAATTGGTGACTTACAAGGTGGTTCTTTTACGATTACAAACGGTGGTATTTTTGGATCGCTATTATCTACGCCAATTCTAAACTCACCACAAGTTGGTATTTTAGGAATGCATACGATTCAAAAACGTCCGATTGTAATGCCAGATGATTCAATTGAGGTTCGTCCGATGATGAATATCGCATTATCTTACGATCACCGTATCGTGGACGGAAAAGACGCAGTACAATTCCTTGTACGTGTAAAACAACTATTAGAAGATCCATATGATCTATTATTAGAAGGCTAA
- a CDS encoding 2-oxoglutarate dehydrogenase E1 component yields the protein MTQQESSERFWKKFYGPNMGYVQEQYELYLENRDSVDRSLKEMFDQYGAPKELIEGQQAEVASSKGLSSDISAKQLTSAIKLVEAIRRYGHLKAEIYSVGSGITNDTTLVDPSYYSLNKDVLEAIPAEWVWDTTVQGVNNAQDVVDYLLAQYAGTISFEYDHVNNDEERLWFQENIESGKYRFPFSENEKKELLGKIVDVEGFENFLAKTFVAQKRFSIEGLEMMVPVLDRIVQNSFYDETEEILMGMAHRGRLSVLTNILGKPFDKLFSEFHPSADKELVPSSPGSRAITYGWTGDVKYHFGAKRDVGEEKPSPTKITLAHNPSHLEFVNPVVEGFTRAAQDFRFQKGNPEQNVNKAFSILIHGDAAFIGEGVVAETFNLSALDGYRTGGTMHIIANNLVGFTTGQRQGRSTRYASDLAKGFEVPIIHVNADDPEACISAATLAYDYRKKFQKDVLIDLVGYRRYGHNEMDEPRATQPKLYKSIDQHPTCAHVYAKRLQEEGILAENTFEEMKEAVFNKLQGIYDDMTESVNENPEAMPVPQALRNGLSDIETSVPKELLLSLNKGLLKRPEGFHSYKKLEKILSKRHSIFEKEEKADWAVAEALAYASILQDGIPIRLTGQDTERGTFAHRHLMLHDVDSSDTYCPMHGLDEAKATFDIHNSPLSEAAVLGFEYGYSVKAPKTLVIWEAQFGDFANAGQVIFDQFISSGRAKWDERSNMVMLLPHGYEGQGPEHSSARAERFLTMAAENNWIVANVTTSAQFFHLLRRQAALVDSEAARPLIVLTPKSLLRSPRVVSTIDEFTKGKFHTLIPQPGLDLTSKKAKRLLIGTGKVMVDIQDKMGENLEKYKDIHVVRLEQIYPFPEKKIQEVIDGCPNLEEVVWVQEEPRNMGAWNFVKELLYRMLEETKLELHYTGRTERSSPSVGDPHIHKAEQRGIVQRALELSEGGETNEGN from the coding sequence GTGACACAGCAGGAATCCAGTGAGAGATTCTGGAAAAAATTTTACGGTCCTAATATGGGCTATGTACAAGAGCAGTATGAACTTTATTTGGAAAACAGAGACTCTGTCGATCGATCCCTGAAAGAAATGTTCGACCAGTACGGAGCTCCAAAAGAATTAATTGAAGGTCAGCAAGCAGAGGTAGCAAGTAGTAAGGGCTTATCATCTGATATAAGTGCGAAACAATTAACCTCAGCAATTAAGCTTGTTGAGGCTATTCGTCGTTATGGTCATTTGAAAGCTGAGATTTACTCGGTGGGATCAGGTATAACGAATGATACCACACTTGTTGATCCTAGCTATTACAGTCTTAATAAAGACGTTTTGGAAGCGATTCCGGCTGAGTGGGTTTGGGATACCACTGTTCAAGGCGTGAACAACGCGCAGGATGTCGTTGATTATTTATTAGCTCAATACGCAGGAACGATTTCATTCGAGTACGATCATGTAAACAATGACGAAGAACGTTTGTGGTTTCAAGAAAATATTGAGTCTGGTAAGTATCGTTTTCCTTTCTCAGAAAATGAAAAAAAAGAACTACTTGGAAAGATCGTTGATGTAGAAGGTTTTGAAAATTTCTTAGCTAAAACATTTGTAGCTCAGAAACGTTTTTCTATTGAAGGTTTGGAAATGATGGTTCCTGTTTTAGACCGTATCGTTCAAAATTCCTTCTATGATGAAACAGAAGAAATTTTGATGGGGATGGCTCACCGAGGTAGATTAAGTGTACTAACAAATATTTTAGGTAAGCCATTTGATAAATTATTTTCTGAGTTTCATCCTTCAGCAGATAAGGAATTAGTACCATCCTCACCAGGTTCCAGAGCCATTACTTATGGATGGACTGGTGATGTTAAATATCACTTTGGTGCAAAACGCGATGTCGGGGAAGAAAAACCATCACCAACAAAGATTACTTTAGCACATAACCCTTCACATTTGGAGTTTGTTAACCCGGTTGTAGAAGGTTTCACAAGAGCAGCACAAGATTTTCGTTTCCAAAAGGGTAATCCGGAACAAAATGTGAACAAAGCGTTTAGTATTTTGATTCACGGTGATGCTGCGTTTATTGGCGAAGGTGTAGTGGCAGAAACCTTTAATCTAAGTGCGTTAGACGGTTATCGAACAGGTGGAACAATGCATATTATCGCAAACAACCTAGTTGGTTTTACTACTGGCCAACGCCAAGGACGTTCCACTAGATATGCCAGTGACTTAGCAAAAGGTTTTGAAGTACCAATTATCCATGTGAATGCAGATGATCCTGAAGCTTGTATTTCAGCAGCAACATTAGCATACGATTATCGGAAAAAATTCCAAAAGGATGTATTAATTGATTTAGTTGGCTATCGTCGTTATGGTCATAATGAAATGGATGAACCACGTGCAACGCAGCCAAAACTGTATAAATCAATCGATCAACATCCTACTTGTGCTCATGTTTATGCTAAACGACTACAAGAAGAAGGAATTTTAGCAGAAAATACTTTTGAAGAAATGAAAGAAGCTGTTTTTAATAAATTGCAAGGCATTTATGATGATATGACGGAAAGTGTTAATGAAAATCCGGAAGCAATGCCAGTACCACAGGCATTGCGTAACGGATTGAGTGACATCGAAACATCTGTACCGAAGGAACTATTGCTTTCTCTAAATAAAGGTCTATTAAAACGACCGGAAGGTTTTCACTCCTATAAGAAGCTCGAAAAGATATTATCAAAGCGTCATAGTATTTTTGAAAAAGAAGAAAAAGCCGACTGGGCAGTGGCTGAGGCATTAGCATATGCTTCGATTTTACAAGATGGTATTCCAATTCGTTTGACAGGGCAAGATACAGAGCGTGGAACATTTGCACATCGTCACTTAATGTTACATGATGTGGATTCAAGTGATACGTATTGTCCAATGCATGGATTGGATGAAGCAAAAGCAACATTCGATATTCACAACAGTCCATTATCAGAAGCAGCTGTGCTTGGATTTGAATACGGTTATAGTGTAAAAGCACCAAAAACGCTTGTTATTTGGGAAGCACAATTCGGTGACTTTGCCAATGCAGGACAGGTGATTTTTGATCAATTTATCTCGTCTGGTCGTGCGAAGTGGGATGAACGCTCTAATATGGTTATGTTATTACCACATGGATATGAAGGGCAAGGACCGGAACATTCCAGTGCAAGAGCAGAGCGATTCTTAACAATGGCAGCAGAAAATAACTGGATTGTCGCTAATGTTACAACCAGTGCACAATTCTTCCATCTGTTAAGACGTCAAGCAGCGTTAGTAGATAGTGAAGCAGCTCGTCCGTTAATTGTATTAACACCGAAGAGCTTGTTGCGTAGTCCACGAGTGGTATCAACAATAGATGAGTTTACCAAAGGTAAATTCCATACATTAATTCCACAGCCAGGCTTGGATTTAACATCTAAAAAAGCTAAGCGACTATTAATTGGTACAGGAAAAGTAATGGTAGATATCCAAGACAAAATGGGTGAAAACCTAGAAAAATATAAAGATATTCATGTCGTTCGCTTAGAGCAAATCTATCCATTCCCAGAAAAGAAAATTCAAGAGGTCATAGATGGATGTCCTAATTTGGAAGAAGTGGTATGGGTGCAAGAGGAACCACGAAATATGGGTGCATGGAATTTTGTAAAAGAACTACTTTACAGAATGCTTGAAGAAACGAAATTAGAATTACACTATACTGGTCGTACGGAACGTTCGTCACCATCCGTAGGTGATCCACACATTCACAAAGCAGAACAAAGAGGCATAGTACAAAGAGCATTAGAGCTGTCTGAAGGAGGAGAAACCAATGAAGGAAATTAA
- a CDS encoding ROK family protein, which yields MLKSFLEQTSAKYKGMKQVYQYIHANKPVTKAKIVEEIEMKQTTVARHLEYLVSEGFIKIAEYEESSGGRPPALYEIEPDAGFMIGVDLSRIESTIILVNMSFSEVDSFTFAMTEKHTPPYTLQLIKEKIEQLLEKHNIPRDMLLGIGIGTVGPLDREKGIILEPDAFIASGWKNISVIDGLESFEDEKILLENGANVATLHEYMKGNILDQTILYCISGRGLRCGVLADGHILKNKTGDASSFGETIIEVNERRSLASFISYDYLLREVNKRYLNEKSFPFYHKEKGNNQKELMDQFMKALASEDPIVLEVVLESAVTYGIGIANVINILHPDKVILSSELIHTYPPYYEKIVASAKQYIYRMKREPVHFNKEDRNVNTISIGAAVMIFQSYFE from the coding sequence GTGTTAAAGTCCTTTTTAGAACAAACTTCAGCAAAATATAAAGGTATGAAACAGGTTTATCAATATATTCATGCCAACAAACCGGTAACAAAAGCAAAAATAGTCGAAGAAATAGAAATGAAACAAACAACAGTTGCACGACATTTGGAATATTTAGTATCTGAAGGGTTCATTAAGATAGCTGAGTATGAAGAGTCATCAGGAGGGAGACCACCAGCTTTATATGAGATTGAGCCCGATGCAGGGTTTATGATTGGTGTGGACTTGTCAAGAATAGAATCGACCATCATATTAGTAAATATGTCGTTTAGTGAAGTTGATAGTTTTACTTTTGCTATGACGGAAAAACATACACCACCTTATACTTTGCAACTAATTAAAGAAAAAATCGAACAATTGTTAGAAAAACATAACATACCCCGTGATATGCTCCTGGGAATTGGTATTGGGACAGTGGGCCCGTTAGATAGGGAGAAAGGTATTATTTTAGAACCTGATGCGTTTATTGCAAGTGGATGGAAAAATATTTCTGTAATAGACGGTTTAGAAAGTTTTGAAGATGAAAAAATATTACTGGAAAATGGTGCGAATGTGGCGACTTTACATGAATACATGAAAGGTAATATTTTGGATCAAACCATCCTTTATTGTATAAGTGGACGAGGATTGCGTTGCGGGGTTTTGGCGGATGGTCATATTCTAAAAAATAAAACAGGCGATGCTAGCTCATTTGGGGAAACAATTATTGAAGTAAACGAACGTAGATCACTTGCTTCTTTTATTTCCTATGATTATTTATTGCGAGAAGTGAACAAGCGGTACTTAAATGAAAAATCATTCCCATTTTATCATAAAGAAAAGGGAAATAATCAAAAGGAATTAATGGATCAGTTTATGAAAGCTTTAGCAAGTGAAGATCCAATTGTTCTAGAAGTAGTACTTGAATCTGCTGTTACTTACGGAATTGGTATAGCAAATGTGATTAATATTTTACATCCAGATAAAGTGATACTAAGTAGTGAATTAATTCATACGTATCCACCTTATTATGAGAAAATAGTAGCATCGGCAAAACAGTATATTTATCGAATGAAACGAGAGCCTGTACATTTTAATAAAGAAGATCGAAATGTAAATACTATTTCCATAGGTGCTGCAGTAATGATTTTTCAATCTTATTTCGAATAA
- a CDS encoding formylglycine-generating enzyme family protein — MEDKKPSCCQVSRQDFLSSQNKEGNQTINEKVSGVDNMVLLDGGEFLMGTDDDEGFKTDGEGPVQKVKVSPFYIDIQAVTNQQFKEFVDDTGYKTESEQYGWSFVFYQFIPKDFPGKLQQVPQTPWWFATEQAYWYQPEGLGSSIEDRLDYPVIHVSWNDAVAYSKWAGKRLPTEKEWEYAARGGLEQKKFPWGDELTPNGDHYCNIWQGEFPKHNTKDDGYVGIAPAESFPPNGYGLYNVSGNVWEWCADTFEIDRNGKIDQDFVKGNISKVMRGGSYLCHKSYCNRYRVAARSSNTVESSSGNIGFRCVKDV; from the coding sequence ATGGAAGATAAGAAACCAAGCTGTTGCCAAGTAAGTAGGCAAGATTTTCTGTCATCTCAAAATAAAGAGGGAAATCAAACCATTAATGAAAAAGTTTCAGGCGTTGATAACATGGTGTTATTAGATGGTGGAGAGTTTTTAATGGGCACCGATGATGATGAGGGTTTTAAAACAGATGGAGAAGGTCCGGTCCAAAAAGTAAAAGTTTCTCCTTTTTACATAGATATTCAGGCTGTGACAAATCAACAATTTAAAGAATTTGTTGATGATACGGGATATAAAACTGAATCAGAACAATATGGCTGGTCTTTTGTATTTTATCAATTTATCCCGAAGGATTTCCCGGGAAAACTACAGCAAGTGCCACAAACCCCATGGTGGTTTGCGACGGAACAAGCGTATTGGTACCAACCAGAAGGGCTAGGCTCATCAATAGAAGATCGTTTGGATTATCCTGTTATTCATGTGTCTTGGAATGATGCTGTGGCGTATAGTAAATGGGCAGGGAAAAGACTACCGACCGAAAAAGAATGGGAGTATGCGGCAAGAGGTGGTTTAGAGCAAAAGAAATTCCCGTGGGGTGATGAATTAACACCTAACGGAGACCACTACTGTAATATATGGCAAGGTGAGTTTCCAAAGCATAATACAAAGGATGATGGATATGTCGGAATAGCTCCAGCAGAGTCATTTCCGCCTAATGGATACGGATTATATAATGTTTCCGGAAATGTATGGGAATGGTGTGCAGATACTTTCGAAATTGATCGCAATGGGAAAATAGATCAAGACTTTGTAAAAGGCAATATCTCCAAAGTAATGCGTGGCGGCTCGTATTTATGTCATAAATCCTATTGTAACCGTTATCGAGTAGCAGCTAGAAGTTCTAATACAGTGGAAAGTTCATCAGGTAATATTGGTTTTCGATGTGTGAAGGATGTGTGA
- a CDS encoding chromate transporter produces the protein MVLLDLFWTFLLIGFVSFGGGYAMIPVIELEVSQHGWMTTQEFTDVIAVAGMSPGPIATNSAIFVGYQTAGLSGAIVSALGMVIPSLLIILIIATFFFKFNELHIVKSAFYGLRPIITGLIIYAALNFAITNNVIGEISWHTFSLLVIFLLSFFALMKLRMHPIFVIALAGVYGIVLY, from the coding sequence GTGGTACTTTTAGACTTATTTTGGACTTTTTTACTGATTGGCTTTGTTTCGTTTGGTGGAGGATATGCAATGATTCCCGTAATAGAGTTGGAAGTTTCACAACATGGTTGGATGACAACCCAGGAATTTACCGATGTCATAGCTGTTGCAGGAATGTCACCAGGGCCAATCGCTACAAATAGTGCAATATTTGTAGGTTATCAAACAGCAGGTCTATCAGGTGCAATTGTGTCAGCTTTAGGTATGGTCATTCCCTCTTTATTAATTATTTTGATTATTGCAACATTCTTTTTTAAATTTAATGAGTTACATATTGTAAAGTCGGCGTTTTATGGCTTACGGCCGATTATTACAGGTTTAATAATTTATGCTGCTTTGAATTTTGCTATTACAAATAATGTGATTGGTGAAATATCATGGCACACATTTAGTTTATTAGTCATTTTTCTCTTATCTTTTTTCGCATTAATGAAATTACGGATGCACCCAATTTTTGTGATCGCTTTAGCGGGTGTATATGGAATCGTGTTATACTAA
- a CDS encoding chromate transporter produces MSLKTNWRYLLQIFLSFFKIGPVTFGGGYAMIPMIEREVVQKRKWVKTKEVSEIFAIAESVPGAIAINSATFIGYRLAGVKGAIIAMTGVLLPTFLIVVALSILFLFIKDNPFVESAFVGIRAAIVALIAFAAYKIGLTAIYDKTTLVITILTAAILYFLHIHPVLIIVGGIGLGIAVVNVKKLLGYATRLDRNDK; encoded by the coding sequence ATGTCATTGAAAACAAATTGGAGGTATTTACTACAAATTTTTCTTTCTTTTTTTAAAATAGGTCCGGTCACTTTTGGCGGTGGTTACGCGATGATCCCTATGATTGAAAGAGAAGTAGTGCAAAAAAGAAAATGGGTAAAAACAAAAGAAGTTTCAGAAATTTTTGCGATTGCAGAATCTGTACCAGGGGCAATTGCTATTAATTCGGCAACGTTTATTGGATACCGGTTAGCAGGAGTAAAAGGCGCTATTATCGCAATGACAGGTGTTCTTTTACCAACTTTTCTTATTGTTGTAGCATTAAGTATTCTATTTCTATTTATTAAGGATAACCCCTTTGTAGAATCAGCATTTGTAGGGATTCGTGCAGCAATTGTAGCTTTAATAGCTTTCGCTGCGTACAAAATTGGTTTGACAGCTATCTATGATAAAACAACACTTGTTATCACTATTTTGACCGCAGCAATATTATATTTTCTTCACATACATCCTGTACTAATTATTGTTGGTGGTATTGGCTTAGGTATTGCAGTCGTGAACGTGAAAAAACTATTAGGATATGCAACACGATTAGATAGAAATGACAAATAG